A DNA window from Terriglobia bacterium contains the following coding sequences:
- a CDS encoding methyltransferase domain-containing protein — MHSTTERADAEEAAGYEHLQIIAHEKTHRKVLEIFSRFPSRGPLLEIPAGEGALAWQLHKMGYDVTGGDIDPGFFKVASIPCIHLDMNRPFPVAAERFDFISCIEGIEHLEDQFQFVRECHRVLRPNGCLVLSTPNVLNLASRLKFLFSGFYSLVPRPINEFSQVPVFDHINPVTYYQLRYMLHTRGFDIIEVATDLFRRGAAALYWLRPLIQLYSIRTMRKEKDLQQRAANREIRRTLASRKLLLGRTLIVVARKKTRHAIPTIQASEIKE; from the coding sequence ATGCATAGCACCACGGAGCGGGCCGATGCCGAGGAAGCGGCCGGCTACGAGCATCTCCAGATAATTGCGCACGAAAAGACGCACCGGAAGGTGTTGGAGATTTTTTCCCGCTTCCCTTCCCGCGGGCCGCTATTGGAGATTCCTGCGGGCGAAGGAGCCCTGGCATGGCAACTGCACAAGATGGGATATGACGTCACAGGCGGCGATATCGATCCGGGCTTCTTCAAAGTTGCATCGATCCCGTGCATCCATCTCGACATGAACCGGCCGTTTCCCGTCGCGGCCGAGCGTTTCGATTTCATCAGCTGCATCGAAGGGATCGAGCATCTGGAGGACCAGTTTCAGTTCGTGCGGGAGTGCCATCGCGTGCTCCGGCCGAACGGCTGTCTGGTTCTGTCGACGCCCAACGTCCTGAATCTTGCTTCGAGATTGAAGTTTCTGTTCTCGGGCTTCTACTCCCTGGTGCCGCGGCCGATCAATGAGTTCAGCCAGGTGCCTGTCTTCGATCACATCAATCCCGTCACCTACTACCAGCTGAGGTACATGCTGCACACGCGCGGTTTCGACATCATCGAGGTCGCCACCGATCTTTTCCGGCGTGGCGCAGCGGCACTCTACTGGCTCAGGCCGCTGATTCAGCTTTACAGCATCCGCACCATGCGCAAGGAGAAGGACCTGCAGCAGCGCGCCGCGAACCGCGAGATCCGCCGCACGCTCGCCTCCCGCAAACTCTTGCTCGGCCGCACCCTGATTGTCGTCGCCCGCAAGAAGACCCGTCACGCAATCCCCACGATTCAAGCTTCTGAAATAAAGGAGTAA
- a CDS encoding HDOD domain-containing protein codes for MSIPEKVLDGIDRLEPLPITVQKLLVALQDQSADFNEIAQTIEFDGAITANILRTANSAAFGGRVRIENTRDAVVRLGTITLLDIMLLGHLRTLKVASPLYNLSEDDLWLHGATASLAVKAIAKETRNRKIPEAATIAALIHDIGKLIMVRYLNTEPSVLGKQHEKRDLTSVEAETELFGCNHAEVGGAVARKWSFPEPITQAIEHHHETLPAEPNLMLDVVVLANLTAKIVAGGSGTAGMNHLADTAGLIDRVGLTADGCDRVCAETAVWMEELKQNYGLAK; via the coding sequence ATGAGCATTCCGGAGAAGGTACTTGATGGGATCGACCGGCTCGAACCCTTGCCGATCACCGTCCAGAAGCTGTTGGTGGCGCTGCAAGACCAGAGCGCGGACTTCAACGAGATTGCACAGACCATCGAATTTGACGGCGCCATCACCGCCAACATTCTGCGAACCGCAAATTCCGCTGCCTTCGGCGGCCGCGTTCGGATTGAGAATACCCGGGATGCGGTGGTGCGCCTGGGAACCATCACCCTGCTCGACATCATGCTGCTCGGACATCTCAGGACCCTGAAGGTCGCCTCTCCTCTCTACAATCTGTCAGAGGATGACCTCTGGCTTCACGGCGCCACGGCTTCGCTCGCCGTCAAGGCGATCGCGAAAGAGACACGCAACCGCAAGATCCCCGAAGCGGCGACGATCGCAGCGCTGATCCACGACATCGGCAAGCTGATCATGGTGCGCTATCTCAACACCGAGCCATCTGTACTGGGCAAACAACACGAAAAGAGAGATCTTACCAGCGTGGAGGCGGAAACCGAGCTTTTCGGCTGCAATCATGCCGAGGTTGGAGGCGCCGTGGCCCGCAAGTGGTCATTCCCGGAACCAATCACCCAGGCGATCGAACACCATCACGAGACACTGCCGGCGGAACCGAACCTGATGCTCGATGTGGTGGTGCTGGCAAACCTGACCGCCAAGATCGTCGCGGGTGGCTCGGGCACTGCCGGTATGAATCACCTCGCCGATACCGCCGGATTAATCGACCGGGTTGGACTGACAGCCGACGGCTGCGATCGGGTCTGCGCCGAGACGGCAGTATGGATGGAAGAGCTCAAACAAAACTACGGCCTGGCCAAGTGA
- a CDS encoding M28 family peptidase translates to MAARRSNFLLLPAGLLLCTALGAQAQQKGMNSITVDGLRVHLSLIAGDETEGRDAPSTAVNIVSRYLATTAEHYGFKPLMPDGSFFQNIPLEVTAVSESKSRLRVISATGEEIYYCPQSFGGALRSSGAWGGEVVFVGYGLSAPEKGWDDYGSVDLSGKVIIMLEGQLPEGHALRADSQTLNSRSAVPRAKGASLVLTVISPEREKDMLARGAGFQLTPRPAMLSTYATQNQARISASPAQPRIPPQPAPNPQQAAARPAPPPGLADIRHEVAASILGISRSELEGMFASIARGQQVPQRVLNKRIELSVVTEKHADRSPNVLAVLEGSDPNLKSEYVVISAHHDHLGMRNGRPMDGADDNGSGTVAMLEIAKALALERPKRSVILAWFTGEEKGLWGSHYFVNNCPVPLEKISADLNLDMISRNDPDSLFLIASNNLSKELDASILSMNDKYSRLKFDYVYNDRTHRDRFYYRSDQYPFIRVGIPGVWLFCGTTPDYHTPNDTIARLDFRKMEKVTRLAYLVAYDIGNKPALLKLDANPEVTTRGQHNTSVESIR, encoded by the coding sequence ATGGCAGCCAGGAGATCCAACTTCCTACTTCTGCCGGCGGGCCTGTTGCTGTGCACCGCACTCGGCGCGCAGGCGCAGCAGAAGGGAATGAACTCAATCACTGTGGATGGACTGCGCGTTCATCTGAGCTTGATTGCCGGCGACGAAACCGAAGGGCGGGATGCGCCGTCCACGGCTGTGAACATCGTATCACGCTACCTCGCCACGACGGCCGAACACTATGGGTTCAAGCCCCTCATGCCTGACGGCTCGTTCTTTCAGAATATCCCGCTCGAGGTCACTGCCGTATCCGAGTCCAAGTCGCGGCTGCGCGTGATATCGGCCACGGGGGAGGAGATTTATTACTGCCCGCAGAGCTTCGGCGGAGCCTTACGAAGTTCAGGAGCCTGGGGCGGCGAAGTCGTTTTTGTCGGCTACGGCCTGAGCGCGCCCGAAAAAGGCTGGGACGACTACGGCAGTGTAGACCTGTCGGGCAAAGTAATCATCATGCTGGAAGGCCAGCTGCCGGAAGGTCATGCGCTGCGCGCAGACAGTCAAACATTGAACTCGAGATCCGCCGTGCCGCGCGCAAAAGGCGCTTCCCTGGTCCTTACCGTGATCAGCCCGGAGCGCGAAAAGGATATGCTGGCCCGTGGTGCCGGATTTCAACTCACGCCGCGCCCGGCCATGCTCAGCACCTACGCAACCCAGAACCAGGCCCGCATAAGTGCCAGTCCGGCCCAGCCGCGTATTCCACCGCAGCCGGCGCCGAACCCGCAGCAGGCGGCAGCCCGGCCGGCACCCCCGCCCGGACTGGCCGATATCCGGCATGAAGTGGCGGCGAGCATTCTGGGAATCAGCCGGAGCGAGCTGGAAGGAATGTTCGCCTCGATCGCTCGCGGGCAGCAGGTTCCGCAGAGAGTGTTGAACAAAAGGATCGAGCTGTCGGTCGTCACCGAGAAACACGCCGACCGCTCACCCAACGTGCTCGCGGTTCTGGAGGGCTCGGATCCGAATCTGAAGAGCGAGTATGTCGTCATCAGCGCCCACCATGACCACCTCGGCATGCGCAATGGGCGGCCTATGGATGGGGCGGACGACAATGGCTCCGGCACGGTCGCCATGCTCGAGATCGCCAAGGCTCTGGCGTTGGAGCGGCCGAAGCGTTCGGTCATTCTTGCCTGGTTCACGGGCGAGGAGAAGGGCCTCTGGGGTTCTCACTACTTCGTGAACAACTGCCCCGTCCCGCTCGAGAAGATCAGCGCCGATCTCAACCTCGACATGATCAGCCGCAACGATCCGGACAGCCTTTTCCTGATCGCGTCGAACAATCTGAGCAAGGAGCTGGATGCATCGATCCTCAGCATGAACGACAAGTACTCCAGGCTGAAGTTCGATTACGTGTACAATGACCGCACTCATCGCGATCGTTTCTACTATCGCAGCGACCAATACCCCTTTATCCGGGTCGGCATTCCCGGGGTGTGGCTGTTCTGCGGAACCACACCGGATTACCATACGCCGAACGACACGATCGCGCGCCTTGACTTCAGGAAGATGGAGAAAGTGACGCGACTCGCGTATCTGGTCGCGTACGACATCGGCAATAAGCCCGCACTGCTTAAACTCGACGCCAATCCCGAAGTAACCACACGCGGACAGCACAACACTTCGGTCGAAAGCATCCGATAG
- a CDS encoding PH domain-containing protein yields MGYVDKHLLEGERVVYRARLHRIIFVPPIVLAVLGLVVAVFADSYFKSREAAGIAGGALLIVAILVAFPRYIRYATSEFAVTNKRVIVKVGLIYRKTLELVLAKVETIGVEQTIMGRIFNYGTIVVTGTGGTKEPFKDIARPLDFREQVQSQLS; encoded by the coding sequence ATGGGTTACGTAGACAAGCATCTGCTCGAAGGCGAACGCGTGGTCTACCGTGCCAGGCTGCACCGAATTATCTTCGTGCCTCCCATCGTTCTTGCGGTGCTCGGCCTCGTTGTGGCTGTTTTTGCCGACAGCTATTTCAAGAGCCGGGAAGCAGCTGGAATCGCAGGCGGGGCGTTGCTCATCGTCGCGATCCTGGTAGCTTTTCCCCGCTACATCCGGTATGCCACGTCGGAGTTTGCCGTGACCAACAAGCGCGTGATCGTCAAGGTCGGACTGATCTATCGGAAGACGCTCGAACTCGTGCTTGCCAAGGTCGAGACCATCGGCGTCGAACAAACCATCATGGGCCGGATCTTTAACTACGGCACGATTGTCGTCACAGGTACGGGTGGTACGAAGGAGCCGTTCAAAGACATCGCGCGTCCCCTCGACTTTCGCGAGCAGGTGCAATCCCAGCTCTCCTGA
- a CDS encoding aminopeptidase P N-terminal domain-containing protein: MIVANRRSLAAFALVLFMLAALAAAQSPEEYQKRRQAVRSRMEPNSVLILRGSERTGEGPFRQESNLFYLTGTKEPGTSLILYAEASANEQQRAPGASARPKEILFWTPPGVGAAETQKPPDKPGFETVRRSAEFQVYLDRVLLGNAPVVYLDYQRSRNLSGMLTADEELLKRARDRGASFAVRPTGMLINPLRSIKSPAEIEILKTAAAITAEALKEAMRSAGPGLYEYQLQSIIEYVFSFNGAPRPGFSTIVGSGPNSCILHWSENTRQTMAGDVAVLDVGAEYWMYTADITRTIPISGTFTKRQRDIYDIVLQANQAAIEMVAPGADMRDINNRVNTIMSDGLIKLGLIKDQRGLPKYYPHGLSHPIGLQVHDVGGLGKLATGMVITIEPGLYLPEEDFGIRIEDDVVVTENGHDVITSGVPKGAQEVEALMKQGSSLNFQRYLIKGTGK, encoded by the coding sequence ATGATCGTCGCCAATCGGAGGTCCCTGGCAGCCTTTGCCCTGGTGCTGTTCATGTTGGCGGCACTGGCGGCGGCACAATCGCCCGAGGAATATCAGAAGCGGCGACAGGCGGTCCGATCCAGGATGGAGCCTAACAGCGTTCTGATCCTGAGGGGTAGTGAAAGAACGGGAGAGGGTCCGTTTCGACAGGAAAGCAACCTCTTTTATTTGACCGGCACCAAAGAACCGGGCACATCTCTGATCCTGTATGCGGAAGCGTCCGCGAATGAACAGCAACGGGCTCCGGGAGCGTCGGCGCGACCAAAGGAAATCCTATTCTGGACTCCGCCCGGCGTCGGCGCGGCAGAGACGCAGAAGCCTCCGGACAAGCCGGGCTTTGAAACGGTGCGCCGATCAGCTGAGTTCCAGGTATATCTCGACCGCGTCCTTCTCGGCAATGCGCCGGTCGTATATCTGGATTATCAGCGGTCGCGGAACCTCAGCGGGATGCTGACCGCCGACGAGGAGTTGCTCAAGCGGGCGCGCGATCGCGGTGCCTCTTTCGCAGTCAGGCCGACCGGCATGCTTATCAATCCCCTGCGGAGCATCAAGTCTCCGGCGGAGATCGAGATTCTCAAGACCGCCGCCGCGATTACCGCTGAAGCGCTTAAAGAAGCAATGCGCTCCGCCGGCCCGGGCCTCTACGAATACCAACTCCAGTCGATCATCGAGTATGTCTTTTCGTTCAACGGAGCCCCCCGTCCGGGCTTTTCCACCATTGTCGGCTCCGGTCCCAACTCGTGCATCCTTCACTGGAGTGAAAACACACGCCAGACAATGGCCGGAGATGTCGCAGTGCTTGATGTCGGGGCTGAGTACTGGATGTACACCGCCGACATCACCAGGACAATTCCGATCAGCGGCACCTTCACGAAGCGCCAGCGTGATATTTACGATATCGTTCTGCAAGCCAACCAGGCCGCCATCGAGATGGTGGCGCCCGGTGCGGACATGCGCGACATCAATAACCGCGTGAACACCATCATGTCGGATGGGCTGATCAAGCTTGGGCTGATCAAGGATCAGCGCGGCCTGCCGAAATACTATCCCCACGGTCTCAGCCACCCCATCGGTTTGCAGGTGCATGACGTGGGCGGACTCGGGAAGCTCGCGACGGGGATGGTCATCACCATCGAGCCCGGTCTCTACTTGCCTGAGGAGGACTTCGGCATCCGGATCGAGGACGACGTCGTCGTGACCGAAAACGGGCACGACGTAATCACGAGCGGGGTTCCCAAGGGTGCACAGGAGGTCGAGGCCCTGATGAAACAAGGCAGCAGCCTCAATTTCCAGCGGTACCTGATCAAAGGAACAGGGAAATAG